ACGTGGCCGTGTACTTCTCCCGGGAAGAGTGGGGGCTCCTGGACGCAACCCAGAGGGCCCTGTATCGTCACGTGATGCTAGAGAACTTTGCACTGGTGGCCTCACTGGGTAAGGCCCTGGGTCCTCCATGGGAAAGCTTAGTTGTCACCGGGCTGCTCCACCAACACTAACCCCTTATCTCCTGGTGGCCTCTGAGCAGCCCCACACCCACTAGCTGAGCATGTCTGTCTGGCTCTGACACGTCTGTGCCTGGGCTCCTTTGGCACTGCTGACACGTTTCTCCGCACAGGCACCATTAAGCTGTTCTTGTGATCCCCGACCTGTGGTGGGACCTTCAGGTTTTCTTAGTTGCACAGATGATGCCATCTCTGATGCACGAAGCCAACTCCTGCCATCTGTTGGGCACTTGGTTGTTGTGAGCTGGGGCTGGCCCCTCACTTGCTTGTCTTGTCTCACAGGACTCTCTGCCTCCCGGCCTCGTATAGTCATCCAGCTGGAGTGTGGTGAGGAGCCCTGGCTTCTCAGTGGGTCAGATGTGACCCTTGCCAGCAATGCCCAGAGGAGGCCCAGCCCTGGTGAGTGGGGCTTCCAGGGTGGGGGGTGTCCCTCTTTCCCACCCTCCTGGACACTGTCCTCTCCTGCCTTCCACCTGATTCCCTCCTGTTCTCCTTCCACCATTAGCCTTTCCTACAGGCTCCAGCCTTGCCCTTAAATGGGGGAGTCCCAGGACAACCCAGACCTCAGAATGCCACCCTCAGCCACAGTGTATGGCCTCAAACGTTCCCTGTCTTACCTTACCACCTAGTCTCTGGGGccattcattcatgtgttcattgTTTTTGAGCTCTTGCAATGGCCAGGCCTTGGAACCAGGGGCACAGCCTTGACCAGGACGATCCTGgtcctgccttcatggagttgGCCATGCTAGGGGAGAGGCATCTATAAATAGAGCTCATGAGTAAAACCCGGCATCAGGTAGCCATCAGTGTAAGGAGCACAGCAGGCTGGGGAGTCCCTCAGACAAGTGAGCTGCGTACAGAAAGGGTGTCTGTTCTCTCTAGCTTCCACACCAGACTTTGGGGGTCTCCTTGCCCACCCACTCAGAGTGTCCCAGTCACTTACTCGTGGTCAGGATGACCTAGGAATCCACTGTTTCTGTGCCTTCAGGTTCCCAAcgtctggcagagagcagagatgTTTCCAGGGAAGCAGCATGGCCAAGGACCTTCCAGGATAGGCTCCCTCCGATGCCTGCCAGTGTCCTTCCCACCACTGCTGCCTGTGAACCTGGAAAATGCCCGGAGGCTCAGCAGGGCATTTCCTCATTTCAGGAGAGGAAACCCACGGGGGTCTCCGTGATCTACTGGGAAAGGCTCCTGCTACGCCCAGGCAGTGGTGAGGCCAGCATCAGCCTGCGGCTGACCTCCCCGCTGCGGGCTCCCCTGGGCAGCCCACACACAGAGAAAGCCCTCACAGACCATTCAGAGCCAGGCAAGCAGCTAAGGGCCTCCGAGCTTCAGAAACACCCTGGGAGAACCTTCCTGAGTGTCCCAGACCTCGAGGCTGGTCACGCTGTGGGGGAACTAGGAATGGGGATGGCTTGGCAGAAGCCTCAGAGACTCCCCACCTGCCAGGAGCCCCCAACCTGGGATGAGCTGGGTGAAGCCCTCCACGGTGGTCCTGGCCTGCTCCCTGGGGAGAAGACCTTCGAATGCAGGGCATGCAACAAAGTCTTCGTGAAAAGCTCTGACCTCCTCAAGCACCTGCGCACGCACACCGGGGAGCGACCCTACGAGTGCACACAGTGTGGCAAAGCCTTCAGCCAGACGTCACACCTGACACAGCACCAGCGCATCCATAGCGGTGAGACCCCCTATGCGTGCCTGGCCTGCGGCAAGGCCTTCAGGCACAGCTCCTCGCTGGTGCGGCACCAGCGCATCCATACCGCGGAGAAGGCCTTTCACTGCGGTGagtgtggcaaggccttcagccACGGCTCCAACCTCAGCCAGCACCGCAAGATCCACGCGGGCGGGCGGCCCTACGCTTGTGCGAGGTGCGGCCGCCGCTTCTGCCGCAACTCCCATCTGATCCAGCATGAACGCACTCACACGGGTGAGAAGCCGTATGCCTGCACGCTCTGTGGAGCCGCCTTTAGCCAGGGCTCCTCGCTCTTCAAGCACCAGCGCGTGCACACTGGCGAGAAGCCCTTCACTTGCACACAGTGTGGCCGCGCCTTCAGCCACAGCTCCAACCTCACGCAGCACCAGCTTCTGCACACGGGCGAGCGGCCCTACCGCTGTGGTGACTGCGGAAAGGCCTTCGCCAAAGGCGCCGTGCTGCTCAGTCACCGGCGCATCCACACAGGCGAGAAGCCGTTTGTGTGCTCGCAATGCGGCCGCGCCTTCCGCGAGCGCCCGGCCCTCTTCCACCACCAGAGAATCCACACCGGTGAGAAGCCGGTGCGGAGGCGCAGAACCAGGCCTCCTTCGGGGGCCTCATCAGAGGGCGCTCCAGGGGACCCGCCCACTCCTGCCTCAGGCCCCGCGGCAGCTGAGCTGCCACAGCCTGCAGAGGCCtaggtcccagctctgccctttgcTACCTGTAATGAGCCCCTTCCAAGGCTGGAGGCTGGTTCCTAAGCAAATCCACTCTGGAGAAGCCTTGTGTGTGCTCTGAAGTTCACGTGGTGACAAGATCTGCCACTTCAGCCACAACTGCCTCCTCCATCCCCAAGAGGTCTCACTGCAGAATGGTCAGGAAGATGGACATGGAGGCTGGGACTTTTGCAGTCCGAGTGGTGGCTGTCAGAGCCAGGGGAGGCTGGCATGGTGGTGCCACTTGTCGCATGTTATGACTGGACACttaggggaggaggggagtgctGGAATGGGGATGCAGAGGCGGTCCAGAGGAATTGTGATGTCCACACCCAAACTGGCTGGTCCACAGACACTCAGGATACTCCCCCCAGGCATCTGCTCATCCGAGGCTCCCTGGGAGGGGCACAGTGGACAAGAGGTCATGTGGGGGTTGGGTGCCAGCCTTGAGCAAGGGGCTGGGCTCTAAGCCTCAGCATTCTCTtctaggggaaagaagggaggaaaaggatTTCAGCCTACAGAGGGCGTTTGCAGCACCCTGACAGACAAGGATCTTTATAAGGCCAACAGGTGCCAACTTCCAGCCTGACTGCTGCAAGGTTCCCCCTAACAGCCCTTTGAGGTGGCTGATGTGGCCATTACCCCCACTTCTCATAataggaaactaaggcacagaggggCGTGTAAGTTACACACGGTAGGGCCAGGCCTAGCATCCAGGCAGCTCACCATCCCATGCCCACACTCTTGTCTGCCAGCtgtgagggcagagagaggcctggcctggctcccTGCACAGGGCCAACTGTCGGGAGGTGGAAGAGGTAGAGGTCTGCAGGGGGGAAGAGAATGACGGCTCCCCAGCCACGTTGTCCACACAGGTTCACATCCAAGCCTCAGCTCTGTCCGTGCCCCGTTGTTACCAAAGTCAAAGTTACAGGAGCCTTTACATCCCCACTGCCCTGACAGGAGGTGGCTGAAATAACAGGCTCATAGAAGACAAGATGGTGCTGCTCTGCCCAGGTGTGGCACCCTCCTGAGATCCACCCTCAGTGTGATACCCCGCATcttggggacactgaggcagacAGTTGGGGTGGGGGCCCAGTTTGCTTCCTGTGGCCTTTAGCAGACCGGAGCTCATCTCAACCTCTGGCCTCACTCCCAGGAAAGTTAATGGTCTTTTTGCTTGGGGAAAAAGAACTAGAAGTTACAACTTGGAACTAACTTGGGAGAGACGTTGACTGTAAATTCTTGCGCAGCACTGTGGGAATCGACACCTTCAGTCTCTCCTCCTACCAAGTCCAGGGAGGCTCCCTgattaaagtttctttttca
The sequence above is drawn from the Desmodus rotundus isolate HL8 chromosome 12, HLdesRot8A.1, whole genome shotgun sequence genome and encodes:
- the LOC112313578 gene encoding zinc finger protein 324A; this encodes MAAAAQGLMVFEDVAVYFSREEWGLLDATQRALYRHVMLENFALVASLGLSASRPRIVIQLECGEEPWLLSGSDVTLASNAQRRPSPGSQRLAESRDVSREAAWPRTFQDRLPPMPASVLPTTAACEPGKCPEAQQGISSFQERKPTGVSVIYWERLLLRPGSGEASISLRLTSPLRAPLGSPHTEKALTDHSEPGKQLRASELQKHPGRTFLSVPDLEAGHAVGELGMGMAWQKPQRLPTCQEPPTWDELGEALHGGPGLLPGEKTFECRACNKVFVKSSDLLKHLRTHTGERPYECTQCGKAFSQTSHLTQHQRIHSGETPYACLACGKAFRHSSSLVRHQRIHTAEKAFHCGECGKAFSHGSNLSQHRKIHAGGRPYACARCGRRFCRNSHLIQHERTHTGEKPYACTLCGAAFSQGSSLFKHQRVHTGEKPFTCTQCGRAFSHSSNLTQHQLLHTGERPYRCGDCGKAFAKGAVLLSHRRIHTGEKPFVCSQCGRAFRERPALFHHQRIHTGEKPVRRRRTRPPSGASSEGAPGDPPTPASGPAAAELPQPAEA